In one window of Candidatus Dormiibacterota bacterium DNA:
- a CDS encoding histidine kinase dimerization/phospho-acceptor domain-containing protein, whose product MEDALAIGNPELRGLGHDLRTPLAVINGYAQLLRSEDLSPEQRARACDLILEKCEELNTVIRRLLEPSESGLQTPVAVERTA is encoded by the coding sequence GTGGAGGACGCCCTGGCGATTGGCAACCCTGAGCTGAGGGGCCTGGGTCATGACCTGCGCACACCGCTCGCGGTCATCAACGGCTACGCACAGTTGCTGAGATCCGAAGATTTATCGCCGGAGCAGCGCGCGCGAGCCTGCGATCTGATCCTCGAGAAGTGCGAGGAACTCAACACGGTGATCCGACGCCTTCTCGAGCCGAGTGAGTCGGGACTGCAGACGCCAGTCGCGGTCGAGAGGACAGCCTAA